A window of the Carassius carassius chromosome 36, fCarCar2.1, whole genome shotgun sequence genome harbors these coding sequences:
- the arl10 gene encoding ADP-ribosylation factor-like 10, with protein sequence MTVSPPLVCHPLEGNWARAFQNKPGRITCTGEQKRQLAHRTRHLDSGALMVVLRHISVAFTAAMATVGTALFIALNLFYKRRAWTPESDYYTLREEGEERSEKQVLVLGLDGAGKSSVLQGLSGAGSRRGCRPTRGFNFISLHTPACQLDFLEIGGGEDLRMYWVDYLRRTHILVYVVDSSDRGRLPQAKDELHRLLKADTDLPVVVLGNKQDKPGAVSVPELNEALSLSSVADQRKLFLLTAQSGSDGLSRTCGLQKFQDLLLTLV encoded by the exons ATGACGGTTTCTCCGCCCCTTGTCTGTCACCCGCTGGAAGGAAACTGGGCGCGTGCTTTTCAAAACAAGCCAGGGCGGATCACGTGCACTGGAGAGCAAAAGCGGCAGCTCGCGCACCGAACACGGCATTTGGATTCAGGTGCGCTCATGGTTGTACTGCGTCATATCTCCGTGGCGTTCACCGCCGCTATGGCTACGGTCGGGACCGCGCTATTTATCGCACTCAATCTCTTTTATAAAAGACGAGCATGGACACCAGAGTCCGACTACTACACGTTACGAGAG gAGGGGGAGGAGCGCAGTGAGAAGCAGGTGCTTGTTCTTGGGTTGGATGGCGCTGGTAAGAGCAGCGTTCTGCAGGGGCTGAGCGGAGCAGGCTCCAGGAGGGGCTGCCGACCCACACGCGGCTTCAACTTCATCAGCCTACACACACCTGCATGCCAGCTGGACTTCTTGGAAA TTGGAGGTGGTGAAGACTTGCGAATGTATTGGGTGGATTACCTAAGGAGAACACATATCTTGGTGTACGTGGTGGACTCCTCTGATAGAGGCCGGCTCCCTCAGGCCAAAGACGAGCTCCATCGAttacttaaagcagacactgaTCTACCAGTGGTGGTCTTGGGAAACAAGCAG GATAAGCCCGGTGCTGTTAGCGTCCCAGAGCTGAATGAGGCTCTCTCACTGAGCTCAGTGGCTGATCAGAGGAAGCTTTTCCTGCTGACTGCTCAGTCAGGATCTGACGGATTAAGCAGAACCTGTGGCCTCCAAAAGTTCCAAGACCTGCTTCTGACATTGGTATGA